Proteins encoded by one window of Vampirovibrionales bacterium:
- a CDS encoding DUF3326 domain-containing protein yields MTSVPDGQATQAPFIAAMLIPTGIGARIGGFGGDATPWLNLLATCCDTIITHPNVANAAVFQQLPPNALYVEGYALDRFWMGELALRPTRSNRVGVILDAGVEPRMRTLHLNAIHAVQTVYGVCISSVEETAQPLSLSLHDDPSGAASGSVTTLEPLLAACRRAIANGAQALAIAARMPPSDSNAYKAGNDVDPIAGLEALLSHAVSEAFGLPCAHAPVFDEADAAPAMDTLVDPRAASEFIAPTFLPCVLTGLARAPQLAPTRQNALAQGERPPATILAQDVSALIVPADALGGAAVWQALERDIAVIAVQDNATRMRVDAAALGAPRGIIEAASYFEAAGVLQALRHGVASAQVTRRRAGALPEAPGVFELF; encoded by the coding sequence ATGACGTCTGTTCCTGACGGGCAAGCGACGCAGGCCCCGTTTATCGCCGCCATGTTGATTCCAACCGGCATTGGCGCGCGCATCGGCGGCTTTGGCGGCGACGCAACCCCATGGCTGAATCTGCTGGCGACGTGCTGCGATACGATCATCACGCATCCCAATGTCGCCAATGCGGCGGTTTTTCAGCAATTGCCTCCCAACGCGCTCTATGTAGAAGGCTACGCGCTGGATCGGTTCTGGATGGGCGAACTGGCGTTGCGCCCCACGCGCAGCAATCGGGTCGGCGTGATTCTGGACGCAGGCGTCGAGCCGCGCATGCGCACCCTGCACCTCAACGCGATTCACGCCGTGCAAACGGTTTACGGGGTTTGCATTTCTTCGGTGGAAGAAACGGCGCAGCCCCTAAGCCTGAGCCTCCATGACGACCCCTCCGGGGCGGCGTCCGGGAGCGTGACGACGCTGGAACCTCTCTTGGCGGCTTGTCGCCGGGCGATCGCAAACGGCGCGCAGGCGCTGGCAATCGCCGCCCGCATGCCGCCTTCGGATTCCAACGCGTATAAGGCAGGAAACGACGTGGACCCCATCGCGGGGCTGGAAGCGCTGCTCTCTCATGCCGTCAGCGAGGCGTTTGGCCTGCCTTGCGCCCATGCGCCCGTGTTCGACGAAGCCGACGCCGCCCCCGCGATGGATACGCTGGTCGATCCGCGCGCCGCCTCAGAATTTATTGCGCCCACCTTTCTGCCATGCGTTTTAACGGGTCTGGCGCGCGCGCCGCAACTGGCGCCGACCCGCCAGAACGCCCTTGCGCAAGGGGAGAGACCGCCAGCGACGATCCTGGCGCAGGACGTGTCAGCGCTGATTGTTCCGGCAGATGCGCTGGGCGGCGCTGCGGTGTGGCAGGCGCTTGAACGGGATATCGCCGTCATCGCCGTGCAAGACAACGCCACGCGCATGCGCGTCGACGCGGCGGCCTTAGGCGCGCCTCGCGGGATTATCGAGGCGGCGAGTTATTTTGAGGCTGCCGGCGTATTGCAGGCCTTGCGCCATGGCGTCGCCAGCGCTCAGGTAACGCGCCGACGGGCAGGGGCATTGCCCGAGGCGCCGGGCGTTTTTGAGCTTTTTTGA
- a CDS encoding CPXCG motif-containing cysteine-rich protein, with translation MDSFFTCAYCFQTNSAFIDPDGGSVQRYVEDCQVCCRPNALSIAWDDEAQVYTIDSEPES, from the coding sequence ATGGATAGCTTTTTTACCTGCGCGTATTGCTTCCAGACCAATAGCGCGTTTATTGATCCCGACGGGGGTTCTGTTCAGCGCTATGTCGAAGATTGCCAGGTGTGTTGCCGTCCTAACGCGCTCAGTATCGCGTGGGATGACGAGGCGCAGGTCTATACCATTGACAGCGAGCCGGAATCCTGA
- a CDS encoding MFS transporter translates to MVSGGCRSAGGAPVLGVDTASPPLWTSSFIRLCACTVLLFGAYHALTPILPVFFAQRQMNGLQVGALLSAFLAASLLVRPFAGVLSDRVAPAWLMTMGLLGFAACAAAYPFAPGFWPLLAARLIQGASYALFYTGAAASLLSQSPPQRKAEALAWFGNAIKIAMAAAPALGLWMAGWRALAPFWLSALAALGALPLALKTPEIQRATAVRESGELSGSPWRLARLIEAGALFPGWMMAGNTLLFGAMMAYAPLLTSEKGLPSQGWFYAVFSIALIASRAVTSPWADRFGREIVALPGVTLTILSVAALALASNPLSFLAATACYGLSAGCVQPSLMALASDRAPACRQGAAMATFTLLNDFGIAAGSFLMPYWGEAIGYRSALLALCALAGLAWIALLASAVRAGALRARM, encoded by the coding sequence ATGGTTTCAGGCGGTTGCCGGTCTGCGGGCGGCGCGCCTGTTTTGGGCGTGGACACTGCGTCGCCGCCGTTATGGACCTCCTCTTTCATTCGCCTGTGCGCGTGTACGGTCTTATTGTTCGGGGCTTATCACGCGCTAACGCCGATTCTGCCGGTATTTTTCGCTCAGCGCCAGATGAACGGCCTGCAGGTGGGCGCGCTGCTCTCGGCGTTTCTGGCGGCGTCGCTGCTGGTCAGGCCGTTTGCGGGCGTGTTGTCCGACCGGGTCGCTCCCGCGTGGCTGATGACTATGGGCCTGCTGGGCTTTGCCGCCTGCGCCGCCGCGTATCCTTTCGCGCCCGGATTCTGGCCCTTGCTTGCCGCGCGTTTGATTCAAGGCGCGAGTTACGCCCTGTTTTACACCGGCGCGGCGGCTTCCCTGCTGAGCCAGTCGCCGCCCCAGCGTAAGGCCGAGGCGTTGGCCTGGTTTGGCAATGCCATCAAGATCGCCATGGCCGCGGCCCCCGCTCTGGGGCTCTGGATGGCGGGCTGGCGCGCGCTGGCCCCTTTCTGGCTGTCGGCCCTTGCCGCGCTGGGAGCGCTGCCTTTGGCGCTGAAAACGCCTGAAATCCAGCGGGCGACTGCTGTGAGAGAGTCGGGCGAGCTGTCGGGCTCGCCTTGGCGTCTGGCGCGGCTGATCGAGGCTGGCGCTTTATTCCCCGGCTGGATGATGGCGGGCAATACCCTGCTGTTCGGCGCGATGATGGCCTATGCTCCTCTGTTGACGTCCGAAAAAGGCCTGCCCTCTCAAGGCTGGTTTTACGCCGTCTTTTCAATCGCCCTGATCGCCTCGCGCGCGGTCACCAGCCCCTGGGCAGATCGCTTTGGCCGCGAAATCGTCGCCCTGCCGGGCGTCACGCTCACGATTCTGTCGGTGGCGGCGCTGGCCCTGGCCTCGAATCCCCTGTCGTTTCTGGCGGCGACGGCCTGTTACGGCCTTTCTGCCGGATGCGTCCAGCCGTCGCTGATGGCGCTGGCCTCGGATCGCGCTCCTGCCTGCCGCCAAGGCGCGGCCATGGCGACGTTTACGCTGCTCAATGACTTTGGCATCGCGGCCGGATCGTTTCTGATGCCGTACTGGGGAGAGGCGATCGGATATCGTTCGGCGCTCCTCGCGCTATGCGCTCTGGCAGGCCTTGCCTGGATTGCGTTGCTTGCATCGGCAGTACGGGCGGGCGCTTTGCGGGCCAGAATGTAA